From the genome of Halomonas sp. I5-271120, one region includes:
- the pdxB gene encoding 4-phosphoerythronate dehydrogenase PdxB — translation MRLLIDSHVPKAEACFADLGSITRLPGREIDGQAVRDAQAEVLVVRSITRVDEALLEGSTLRFVGTCTIGTDHIDQAALEARGIGFANAPGCNAEAVVDYVLSSLLTLAEREGTELDQRRIGIVGAGNVGGRLYRRLTALGLNCRVCDPPRAEREAEEVAEREAGDPQSPPFDDLDTLIEECDVLCLHTPLVREGEHRTHHLLDEARIEALKPGSWLLNAGRGDCLNGQALLARLAARGDLRSVLDVFEEEPAIDEALWRLADIATPHIAGHSLDGKLRGTHQVYRSAMKYFGSPVRVAFADLAPPPALPSLTLDAGLSPWEALRLCVRACYDVRRDHDALIRYQQHKGLTAGFDAYRSEYPLRREFSTLTVRLRPAAASLEPLLTAAGFAVVVDG, via the coding sequence ATGCGTCTGCTTATCGACTCCCATGTCCCCAAGGCCGAGGCCTGCTTCGCCGATCTTGGCTCGATCACCCGGCTGCCCGGCCGCGAGATCGATGGTCAGGCGGTGCGCGACGCCCAGGCCGAGGTGCTGGTAGTACGCTCGATCACCCGGGTCGATGAAGCGCTGCTCGAGGGCTCGACGCTGCGCTTCGTCGGCACCTGCACCATCGGCACCGACCACATTGACCAGGCGGCCCTCGAGGCGCGGGGTATCGGCTTTGCCAATGCGCCGGGCTGCAACGCCGAGGCGGTGGTCGACTACGTACTCTCGAGCCTTTTGACCCTGGCCGAACGTGAGGGCACCGAGCTCGATCAACGTCGGATCGGCATCGTCGGCGCCGGCAACGTGGGCGGGCGCCTCTATCGACGCCTGACAGCGCTGGGCCTGAATTGCCGGGTCTGCGATCCGCCGAGGGCCGAACGAGAAGCCGAAGAAGTGGCTGAGCGCGAAGCCGGTGATCCGCAAAGTCCCCCGTTCGATGATCTCGATACCCTGATCGAGGAGTGCGACGTGCTCTGCCTGCACACCCCGCTGGTGCGCGAGGGCGAGCACCGCACCCATCACCTGCTCGATGAGGCGCGCATCGAGGCCCTCAAGCCGGGCAGCTGGCTGCTCAACGCCGGGCGGGGCGACTGTCTCAACGGTCAGGCGCTGCTGGCGCGGTTGGCGGCCAGGGGCGACCTGCGCAGCGTGCTGGACGTGTTCGAGGAGGAGCCCGCCATCGACGAGGCCCTGTGGCGGCTGGCCGATATCGCCACCCCACATATCGCCGGCCATAGCCTGGACGGCAAGCTGCGCGGCACTCATCAGGTCTATCGGTCGGCGATGAAATACTTCGGTTCGCCGGTGCGGGTCGCGTTTGCGGACCTGGCGCCGCCGCCGGCCCTGCCATCTCTGACCCTGGACGCCGGCCTCTCGCCCTGGGAGGCGTTAAGGCTCTGTGTGCGCGCCTGTTATGACGTGCGCCGGGACCATGATGCGTTGATCCGCTATCAGCAGCACAAGGGCCTGACGGCCGGGTTCGACGCCTACCGCAGCGAATATCCGCTGCGCCGCGAGTTTTCTACCCTGACGGTACGGCTGCGCCCGGCGGCGGCGTCGCTCGAGCCATTGCTCACCGCCGCTGGCTTCGCCGTGGTGGTCGACGGTTGA
- the htpX gene encoding protease HtpX — MMRIFLFLATNLAVVLIASITLRLLGVEPYLNAQGMNMNSLLIFCFVFGMAGSLVSLFISKWMAKRSTGTQVIEQPSNATEKWLLETVAELAREAGIKTPEVGIFPAQQSNAFATGWNKDDALVAVSAGLLNRMRPEEIRAVLAHEIGHVANGDMVTLALIQGVLNTFVMFFARIVAQLVDSFLRKDDNGGGLGFFGYFAVVIVAEIVFGLIASIIVAWFSRFREYRADSAGAKLAGSGAMINALARLKAEHEMPDQMPDTLTAFAITTGQSRKLMEKLFASHPPLDDRIRALKESAYR, encoded by the coding sequence ATGATGCGCATCTTCCTCTTCCTGGCCACTAACCTGGCGGTGGTGCTGATCGCCAGCATCACCCTGCGCCTGCTCGGGGTCGAGCCCTACCTGAATGCCCAGGGCATGAACATGAACAGCCTGCTGATCTTCTGTTTCGTGTTCGGCATGGCAGGCTCACTGGTCTCGCTGTTCATCTCCAAGTGGATGGCCAAGCGCAGCACCGGCACCCAGGTCATCGAGCAGCCGAGCAACGCCACCGAAAAGTGGCTGCTGGAAACCGTCGCCGAACTGGCCCGAGAGGCAGGCATCAAGACCCCCGAGGTCGGCATCTTCCCGGCCCAGCAGTCCAACGCCTTCGCCACCGGCTGGAACAAGGACGACGCCCTGGTGGCGGTCTCTGCGGGCCTGCTCAACCGCATGCGCCCGGAAGAGATCCGCGCTGTGCTGGCCCACGAGATCGGCCACGTCGCCAACGGCGACATGGTCACCCTGGCGCTGATCCAGGGCGTGCTGAACACCTTCGTGATGTTCTTCGCGCGCATCGTCGCGCAACTGGTCGACAGCTTCCTGCGCAAGGACGACAACGGCGGGGGCCTGGGGTTCTTCGGCTACTTCGCGGTAGTGATCGTCGCCGAGATCGTCTTCGGCCTGATCGCCTCGATCATCGTCGCCTGGTTCTCGCGCTTTCGTGAGTACCGTGCCGACTCGGCCGGCGCCAAACTGGCCGGCAGCGGCGCGATGATCAACGCCCTGGCCCGCCTAAAGGCCGAGCACGAGATGCCAGACCAGATGCCCGACACCCTGACCGCTTTCGCCATCACCACCGGCCAGAGCCGCAAGCTGATGGAGAAGCTGTTCGCCAGCCACCCGCCACTGGATGATCGCATTCGCGCGCTGAAGGAATCGGCCTACCGCTAA
- the nhaC gene encoding Na+/H+ antiporter NhaC produces MSDTQSREVRAPSFLDALMPVAVVVAMLVLAVVLFGADASWGPNQVVLLLGALLAGLVGMKNGHGWQDIEEAINHGIQISLGAILILLAVGAMIGTWILGGVVPSMIYYGLDVIAPQYFYASACLLCAVVALSVGSSWTVAGTLGIGLIGIADGLGLSSAVSAGAVISGAYFGDKLSPLSDTTNLAPAAAGVELFDHIRHMLWTTVPSLVIALIAFWVLGLQAEAGQATPEQVLTLQGRLNDSYAIGPHLLIPLAVLLVMAVRRWPAFPTIVIGALMGAVFAVIFQPQAVLSLAGGADLATPLLLLKGVWMALFDGYVANTGNEVFDDLLSKGGMASMLNTVWLILSAMAFGGVIERLGLLERLVRGMLGVTKSAGALIITALGTGLSSNIITGDQYISVILPGRMYRAEFRRRGLAPVNLSRSLEDSGTITSPLIPWNSCGAYMAATLGVATLSYLPFAIFNLVNFGLAIVYAMVGFKVVPLAAAEAEDSEPTPMAESLVSEAR; encoded by the coding sequence ATGTCTGATACCCAGTCGCGCGAGGTGCGCGCTCCTTCCTTTCTCGATGCGCTGATGCCGGTGGCGGTGGTGGTGGCCATGCTGGTGCTGGCGGTCGTGCTGTTCGGTGCCGATGCCTCCTGGGGCCCCAATCAGGTCGTGCTGCTGCTGGGCGCCTTGCTGGCAGGCCTGGTGGGCATGAAGAACGGCCACGGCTGGCAGGACATCGAGGAAGCGATCAACCACGGCATCCAGATTTCGCTGGGTGCCATCCTGATTCTGCTGGCCGTGGGGGCGATGATCGGCACCTGGATTCTCGGCGGGGTGGTACCGTCGATGATCTATTATGGGCTCGACGTGATCGCCCCGCAGTACTTCTATGCCAGCGCCTGCCTGCTGTGCGCTGTGGTGGCGCTATCGGTAGGCAGTTCCTGGACGGTAGCCGGCACCCTGGGCATCGGCCTGATCGGTATCGCCGATGGCCTCGGCCTGTCGTCGGCAGTAAGTGCCGGTGCGGTGATCTCCGGTGCCTATTTCGGCGACAAGCTTTCGCCCTTGTCCGATACCACCAACCTGGCGCCGGCCGCGGCGGGGGTCGAGCTCTTCGATCACATCCGCCATATGCTGTGGACCACGGTGCCGAGCCTGGTAATCGCGCTGATTGCCTTCTGGGTGCTGGGCCTGCAGGCGGAGGCAGGCCAGGCAACGCCCGAGCAGGTGCTGACGCTGCAGGGTAGGCTGAATGACAGCTACGCCATCGGGCCGCACCTGTTGATTCCGCTGGCGGTTTTACTGGTGATGGCGGTGCGCCGTTGGCCGGCCTTCCCGACCATCGTGATCGGTGCCCTGATGGGGGCGGTGTTTGCGGTGATTTTCCAGCCCCAAGCAGTGCTTTCCCTGGCCGGCGGGGCGGACCTGGCCACGCCGCTTTTGCTGCTCAAGGGCGTGTGGATGGCGCTTTTCGATGGTTACGTGGCCAATACCGGCAATGAAGTGTTCGATGACCTTCTGAGCAAGGGCGGTATGGCGAGCATGCTCAATACCGTCTGGCTGATTCTCTCGGCGATGGCCTTTGGCGGCGTGATCGAGCGCCTGGGGCTGCTCGAGCGGCTGGTACGCGGCATGTTGGGCGTGACCAAGAGCGCGGGCGCGCTGATCATCACCGCGCTTGGCACCGGGCTTTCGTCCAACATCATCACCGGTGATCAGTACATCTCGGTGATTCTGCCGGGGCGCATGTACCGGGCCGAATTCCGCCGCCGCGGGCTGGCGCCGGTCAACCTGTCGCGTTCGCTTGAGGACTCCGGGACCATCACTTCGCCGCTGATTCCCTGGAACAGCTGCGGCGCCTATATGGCGGCCACTCTCGGCGTGGCGACCCTTTCCTACCTGCCGTTCGCCATCTTCAATCTGGTGAACTTCGGCCTGGCGATCGTCTATGCCATGGTCGGCTTCAAGGTGGTGCCGCTGGCCGCCGCCGAGGCCGAGGACAGCGAGCCGACGCCGATGGCCGAGTCGCTGGTCAGCGAGGCCCGCTAG
- a CDS encoding pyridoxal phosphate-dependent aminotransferase: MDTPTPINKSQKLHNVCYDIRGPVLDHAKRLEDEGQRILKLNIGNPAPFGFEAPEEILQDVMRNLPTAQGYCDSKGLYSARKAIMQECQRKRIPGVGIEDIFIGNGVSELIVMAMQALINDGDEVLIPAPDYPLWTAATNLSGGRAVHYRCDEQADWAPDMDDIRAKVTSHTKAIVLINPNNPTGAVYAPEVIRELLEIARQHHLVVFSDEIYDKILYDEAEHVSTGALAGDDQLVVTMNGLSKSYRCAGFRSGWMILSGNVAKQRAADFIQGLNMLASMRLCANVPAQHAIQTALGGYQSINDLILPGGRLKAQRDITVEKLNDIPGVSCVTPKGALYAFPKLDPKVHPIVDDQKMVLDLLLQEKILLVQGTAFNWPEPDHVRIVTLPWADQLGDALERFGRFLSRYRQ, from the coding sequence ATGGATACCCCGACGCCCATCAACAAGTCCCAAAAGCTGCACAACGTCTGCTATGACATTCGCGGGCCGGTGCTCGACCACGCCAAGCGTCTCGAGGACGAAGGCCAGCGCATCCTCAAGCTGAACATCGGCAACCCGGCGCCGTTCGGCTTCGAGGCCCCGGAAGAGATCCTTCAAGATGTGATGCGCAACCTGCCTACCGCCCAGGGCTACTGCGATTCCAAGGGACTCTATTCGGCGCGCAAGGCGATCATGCAGGAATGCCAGCGCAAGCGGATTCCCGGCGTCGGCATCGAGGACATCTTCATCGGCAACGGCGTCTCGGAACTGATCGTGATGGCCATGCAGGCGCTGATCAACGACGGCGACGAGGTGCTGATTCCAGCCCCCGACTACCCGCTGTGGACTGCCGCCACCAACCTGTCCGGAGGCCGGGCGGTGCACTATCGCTGCGACGAGCAGGCCGACTGGGCGCCGGATATGGACGACATCCGCGCCAAGGTGACCAGCCACACCAAGGCCATCGTGCTGATCAACCCCAACAACCCCACCGGCGCCGTCTATGCACCGGAAGTGATCCGCGAGCTGTTGGAGATCGCCCGTCAGCACCACCTGGTGGTGTTCTCCGACGAGATCTACGACAAGATCCTCTATGACGAGGCGGAGCATGTCTCCACCGGGGCCCTGGCCGGCGATGACCAGTTGGTAGTGACCATGAACGGTCTGTCCAAGAGCTATCGCTGCGCGGGCTTTCGCTCAGGGTGGATGATTCTCTCCGGCAACGTCGCCAAGCAGCGCGCCGCCGACTTCATTCAGGGCCTCAACATGCTGGCCTCGATGCGCTTGTGCGCCAACGTGCCGGCCCAGCACGCCATCCAGACCGCCCTGGGCGGCTACCAGTCGATCAACGATCTGATCCTGCCCGGCGGGCGTCTCAAGGCGCAACGCGACATCACCGTCGAGAAGCTCAACGACATCCCCGGGGTGTCCTGCGTCACTCCCAAGGGCGCCCTCTACGCCTTCCCCAAGCTCGACCCCAAGGTGCACCCGATCGTCGATGACCAGAAGATGGTGCTCGACCTGCTGCTGCAGGAAAAGATCCTGCTGGTGCAGGGCACGGCCTTCAACTGGCCGGAGCCTGACCACGTTCGCATCGTCACCCTGCCCTGGGCCGACCAGCTGGGCGACGCCCTGGAGCGCTTCGGGCGTTTCCTGTCGCGCTACCGTCAGTGA
- a CDS encoding glutaredoxin family protein has translation MTGGPYGGCVINSSAGLTLYTTLGCHLCEELETWLALLGPETPALRRIEVAGDAALLQRYGERIPVLRDASGNELERGFEPARLAAWLEARGWLDHAAWQRAQGVDAPAEPEPEGAVMHNGRRYLGGLGGSRGED, from the coding sequence ATGACAGGTGGGCCTTATGGAGGTTGTGTTATCAACAGCAGCGCGGGCCTGACGCTCTATACCACGCTGGGGTGTCATCTCTGCGAAGAGCTGGAGACCTGGCTTGCGCTGCTGGGGCCAGAGACGCCGGCGCTTCGCCGCATCGAGGTCGCCGGCGATGCGGCGCTGCTTCAGCGCTACGGCGAGCGGATTCCGGTGCTCAGGGATGCGTCGGGAAACGAGCTGGAGCGGGGCTTTGAGCCCGCGCGTTTAGCCGCCTGGCTTGAGGCGCGGGGATGGCTCGATCATGCGGCCTGGCAGCGGGCGCAAGGAGTAGATGCCCCTGCCGAGCCTGAGCCCGAAGGGGCGGTGATGCATAACGGCCGGCGCTATCTTGGCGGCCTTGGCGGTTCGCGCGGTGAGGATTAG